A window of the Vigna angularis cultivar LongXiaoDou No.4 chromosome 3, ASM1680809v1, whole genome shotgun sequence genome harbors these coding sequences:
- the LOC108324132 gene encoding stem-specific protein TSJT1: MLAVFDKSVAKSPEGLQSPQSNSVSALKDGFLAQHFSSVHPGSVTVNLGTSGLLAYSLHKQNPLLPRLFAVVDDIFCLFQGHLENVANLKQQYGLNKTATEVTIIIEAYRTLRDRGPYPAAQVVRDFQGKFAFILYDSSANTAFIAADADGNVPFAWGTDADGNLVLSDEAEIVTKSCGNSFAPFPKGFFFTTSGGLSSFEHPLNEVRPVPRVGSSGQVYGANFKVDAETKKESTGMPRVGSAANWSNNI; encoded by the exons ATGTTGGCGGTTTTTGACAAATCGGTGGCAAAGAGCCCTGAGGGTCTTCAGAGCCCTCAATCAAATTCCGTTTCAGCCTTAAAAGATGGGTTTCTCGCACAGCACTTCTCTTCCGTTCACCCTGGTTCCGTCACCGTTAATCTTGGCACTTCGGGTCTCCTCGCCTATTCTCTTCACAAACAGAACCCCCTTCTCCCAAG GCTGTTCGCTGTTGTGGATGACATTTTCTGCTTGTTTCAAGGTCACCTTGAGAACGTTGCGAATCTTAAGCAACAATATGGATTAAATAAAACGGCTACTGAGGTAACCATTATCATAGAGGCATACAGAACTCTAAGAGATCGTGGTCCCTATCCTGCTGCTCAAGTTGTGAGAGATTTCCAGGGAAAATTTGCGTTTATTCTGTATGACAGTAGTGCTAACACTGCATTTATTGCTGCA GATGCTGATGGGAATGTTCCCTTTGCTTGGGGAACTGATGCCGATGGAAATCTTGTTCTTTCAGACGAGGCAGAGATCGTAACTAAGAGCTGTGGGAATTCCTTTGCACCATTCCCCAAAG GATTTTTCTTTACAACATCCGGAGGATTGAGCAGTTTTGAGCATCCACTTAATGAGGTGAGGCCTGTGCCGAGGGTTGGTAGTTCAGGACAGGTGTATGGTGCCAATTTCAAGGTGGATGCTGAGACTAAGAAGGAATCAACTGGCATGCCAAGGGTTGGGAGTGCTGCTAATTGGTCAAATAATATATGA
- the LOC108325972 gene encoding protein GFS12 isoform X1, producing the protein MEEESECFECLQLRIKSDFSEQVFFNYAISNSAFPFGSSAIVNISGTTDVEASGGQFILQYMPSRDKNCFINYVNEYSLDSGEITTGSGDPDIGGSKNDVIKGRITSSDDSDCDKAFSGNTNCSHSGRFSCLRTITSLLPIAHVGNSSYSTFQKVSSDFLSGLIEDHVLNSLDLFIEEKGSGRDSINFLGLIGLPSFEEDALPGSLRHPNIAPVLAIFKTSDHVNVVLPKTPYNLESILHFNPNSLKSDWHRRFLIYQLLSALSYLHGLGVSHGNICPSNIMLTDSLWCWLRLWNEPVLESNLTLQESESVNSEPARIGCCNVGCHSYGLYADLKLSPTIDWHACFQQWWRGELSNFEYLLILNRLAGRRWGDHTFHPVMPWVIDFSSKPDDNCDVGWRNLSKSKWRLAKGDEQLDFTYSTSEIPHHVSDECLSELAVCSYKARRLPLSVLRMAVRSVYEPNEYPSTMQRLYQWTPDECIPEFYCDAQIFISIHDGMADLAVPSWAESPEDFIKLHFDALESDRVSFQLHHWIDITFGYKMSGQEAIAAKNVMLPLSEPSMPRSTGRRQLFTQPHPIRHATTKTKRHSSNKYAKVWSQAYEMHRETSLLAGTAYLQELEQASKFSEHARHLNACYHYPSNQMTGKNISSLRDPTTKTFSENISKLSLIDRNYQVPYKMNLISFLQHMKEEDEGSLGYPDLLLWKQKLSSSRLCSEDVAGDIFSIGCLLAELHLSRPLFDPISLSIYLEDGTFPGFLQDLPPNIRLLVEACIQKDWTRRPSTKFLLESPYFPKSVKSSYLFLAPLQLVAKDETRLRYAANLAKCGALREMGAFATEMCTTYCLPLIVNAVSDVEAEWAYMLLKEFMKCLTVPAVKTLILPTIQKILQTTGYLRLKVALLQDSFVREIWNQVGKQAYLETIHPLVLSNLYNSPDKSSAASASVLLISSSEELGVPITIHQTILPLVHCFGKGLCADGIDVLVRIGGIFGELFIVKQMVPLLKNVVRSFIDVSCMNKPDPVQSWTALALIDCMMTLDGLVAYLTEEVIVKQLLEDLSCIHIGVLMQKHMDIAVLQIAASTLFGICQRIGADLTALHILPKLKELFDELAFSQEVSKGSTSVSKNLKASKIKIGGDLLIESRMDLVLVLYPSFASLLGIEKLRQCCATWLILEQYLLHHHNWKWEYAGESSKNGSEIILARRPVISQGFTSEYNPAKLLLNGVGWSIPQSQGSRSARNLIPQRRPFKVHQSPVVVHEGMTYQMNQEPWFWFPSPATIWDGPEFLGRVGIQKDDLPWKIRASVIYSIRAHHGALRSLAVNQDECTVFTAGIGQGYKGTVQKWELSRTNCLSGYYGHEEVVNDICVLSSSGRVASCDGTIHIWNSQTGKQILVFAESQTESSHPTSHPSSGSKINSDQANVLNLNTLSNGILSSAFDSSLYTCMHQLYSTETLVVGTGNGSLRFIDVSRGQKLHIWRGESTESSFPSLISAICSTGSDKMQAGGISSSPSFIAAGLSSGHCKLFDAKSGNVISSWRAHDGYVTKLAAPEEHLLISSSLDRTLRVWDIRMNLPSQPVIFRGHSDGICSFSVWGHDVISISRSRIGLLSLSKSANEADGQHHIIPQRLYVSDNGQRSLSALSSISILPFSRLFLIGTEDGYLRICC; encoded by the exons ATGGAGGAAGAGAGTGAATGCTTCGAGTGCCTCCAACTTCGAATAAAGTCGGATTTCTCGGAGCAAGTCTTCTTCAATTATGCCATCTCTAATTCTGCTTTTCCTTTCGGATCCTCAGCTATCGTCAAT ATTTCTGGTACAACTGATGTAGAGGCTTCGGGCGGTCAATTTATATTGCAATACATGCCGAGTCGTGATAAGAATTGTTTTATCAATTATGT AAATGAATATAGTTTGGACAGTGGTGAAATTACTACTGGGAGTGGTGATCCTGATATTGGTGGAAGTAAAAATGATGTTATTAAGGGTAGAATTACTTCATCAGATGATTCTGACTGTGACAAAGCTTTTTCTGGAAACACAAATTGTAGTCATTCTGGAAGGTTTTCTTGCTTGAGGACAATCACCTCACTCTTGCCGATTGCTCATGTGGGAAATTCTTCCTATTCTACGTTTCAAAAGGTGTCCTCTGATTTCTTGTCTGGGCTAATCGAAGACCATGTCTTAAATTCACTTGATCTCTTCATTGAAGAGAAAGGATCTGGACGGGACAGTATAAATTTCCTGGGTTTAATTGGGTTGCCATCATTTGAAGAGGATGCTTTGCCAGGCTCTTTGAGGCATCCTAACATAGCTCCAGTCCTTGCAATTTTTAAAACATCCGATCATGTTAATGTGGTGCTTCCAAAGACTCCATACAACTTGGAAAGTATTCTTCATTTTAATCCCAATTCCTTAAAATCTGATTGGCATAGAAGATTTCTTATATATCAACTACTCTCAGCCTTATCGTACCTACATGGTTTAGGGGTTTCTCATGGTAATATATGCCCATCCAATATCATGTTGACTGATTCGTTATGGTGTTGGCTGAGATTATGGAATGAGCCCGTATTGGAATCTAATTTAACTTTGCAGGAGAGTGAAAGCGTTAATTCTGAACCTGCAAGAATTGGTTGTTGTAATGTTGGTTGTCATTCTTATGGCCTTTATGCTGATCTAAAGCTTTCTCCAACAATAGATTGGCATGCTTGCTTTCAGCAGTGGTGGAGAGGAGAACTAagtaattttgaatatttactCATCTTAAACAGATTAGCAGGAAGAAGGTGGGGGGACCATACATTTCATCCAGTAATGCCTTGGGTAATTGATTTTAGCTCAAAACCTGATGATAATTGTGATGTAGGGTGGCGCAACTTGAGCAAGAGTAAATGGCGCTTGGCAAAAGGTGATGAACAATTGGATTTCACATATTCAACATCTGAAATCCCTCATCATGTATCAGATGAATGTCTGTCTGAATTGGCTGTCTGCAGTTATAAAGCAAGAAGACTGCCTTTGAGTGTTCTGAGAATGGCTGTTCGTTCTGTGTATGAACCTAATGAGTATCCTTCCACAATGCAGAGGCTCTATCAATGGACTCCCGATGAATGCATTCCAGAGTTTTACTGTGatgctcaaatttttatatcaatacaTGATGGTATGGCTGATTTGGCTGTACCCTCTTGGGCAGAGAGTCCTGAGGATTTCATTAAATTGCATTTTGATGCATTAGAAAGTGATAGGGTGTCATTTCAGCTCCATCATTGGATAGATATAACCTTTGGTTACAAAATGTCTGGCCAGGAAGCTATCGCTGCTAAGAATGTTATGCTTCCTCTATCAGAACCCTCAATGCCAAGATCAACAGGACGTCGTCAGCTCTTTACACAACCACACCCCATACGTCATGCCACTACCAAAACAAAACGTCACAGTTCCAATAAATATGCCAAAGTTTGGAGTCAGGCATATGAAATGCACCGAGAGACATCTCTTCTAGCTGGAACTGCTTATCTACAAGAACTAGAGCAAGCATCTAAATTTTCTGAACATGCTAGGCATTTGAATGCCTGTTACCATTATCCCTCAAATCAAATGACGGGGAAGAACATCTCATCTTTGAGAGATCCAACAACAAAGACATTTAGTGAAAATATAAGCAAACTATCTTTGATTGACAGAAATTACCAGGTACCTTATAAAATGAatctaatttcttttcttcaacatatgaaagaggaagatgaaggcTCCTTAGGGTATCCAGACTTGCTACTCTGGAAGCAGAAATTATCTTCTTCAAGACTTTGCTCTGAAGATGTTGCTGGGGACATATTTTCTATTGGTTGTCTCTTGGCTGAACTTCATCTTTCCAGGCCACTCTTTGATCCAATCTCATTGTCGATATACTTGGAAGATGGAACCTTTCCAGGATTTCTGCAGGATCTACCTCCTAATATTAGATTACTTGTTGAAGCATGCATCCAAAAGGATTGGACGAG GAGGCCTTCTACAAAATTTCTACTGGAATCACCTTATTTTCCAAAGAGTGTCAAGTCCTCCTACTTGTTTCTTGCTCCACTTCAGCTTGTAGCTAAAGACGAAACCCGTCTTCGTTATGCTGCAAATCTTGCAAAGTGTGGAGCCCTCAGGGAAATGGGTGCATTCGCAACTGAAATGTGCACTACTTATTGCTTACCGCTTATTGTGAATGCTGTGAGTGATGTTGAAGCTGAATGGGCATATATGCTTCTGAAGGAATTCATGAAATGCTTAACAGTGCCAGCAGTGAAAACATTAATCCTGCCAACAATACAGAAAATTTTACAG ACCACAGGTTATTTACGTTTAAAGGTTGCACTTCTACAAGATTCATTTGTGAGGGAAATATGGAATCAAGTTGGTAAACAAGCATACCTGGAAACTATTCATCCATTGGTCTTGTCAAACTTGTACAATTCTCCAGATAAAAGTTCAGCTGCCTCTGCTTCAGTGCTTCTAATCAGTTCTAGCGAGGAGCTTGGAGTACCTATTACCATCCATCAG ACTATCTTGCCTCTTGTTCACTGCTTTGGGAAAGGACTATGTGCTGATGGCATTGATGTGCTGGTCAGAATTG GTGGCATTTTTGGGGAATTGTTTATTGTCAAACAGATGGTACCTTTACTCAAAAATGTTGTTCGTTCCTTCATTGATGTGTCATGCATGAATAAGCCTGATCCTGTCCAGAGTTGGACTGCTTTGGCACTTATTGATTGCATGATGACTTTAGATGGCCTTGTAGCTTACCTGACAGAAGAGGTCATTGTAAAGCAGCTTCTTGAA GATCTAAGTTGCATACACATAGGGGTTCTTATGCAGAAACATATGGACATTGCAGTGCTTCAG ATTGCTGCCTCTACTCTTTTTGGAATTTGTCAGCGGATTGGAGCAGATTTAACAGCATTGCATATTCTTCCAAAACTTAAAGAACTATTTGATGAGCTGGCTTTCTCCCAGGAAGTTTCTAAAGGTTCAACTTCTGTTAGCAAAAACTTGAAGGCtagcaaaataaaaattggaGGGGACTTGCTTATTGAAAGTCGTATGGATCTAGT GTTGGTCCTCTATCCTTCCTTTGCATCTCTTCTTGGGATAGAGAAACTTCGTCAATGCTGTGCTACTTGGTTGATTCTTGAACAGTATCTTCTACATCATCATAATTGGAAG TGGGAATATGCAGGAGAATCATCAAAAAATGGTTCAGAAATTATTCTTGCTAGAAGACCGGTAATATCCCAAGGATTTACATCTGAATACAATCCTGCAAAGCTGTTACTTAATGGAGTTGGATGGTCAATTCCACAATCCCAAGGAAGTAGAAGTGCCAGAAATTTGATTCCTCAAAGACGACCATTTAAAGTTCATCAAAGTCCAGTAGTAGTGCATGAAGGAATGACATACCAAATGAACCAAGAACCCTGGTTTTGGTTCCCTAGTCCAGCCACCATCTGGGATGGGCCTGAATTTCTTGGGAGGGTGGGGATTCAGAAAGATGATCTGCCATGGAAGATCAGAGCATCTGTTATATACTCTATACGCGCACATCATGGAGCTCTAAGGTCTCTGGCTGTTAACCAAGATGAATGCACTGTTTTTACTGCTGGAATTGGTCAAGGATACAAGGGAACTGTTCAGAAATGGGAATTGAGCCGAACTAACTGTTTGTCCGGCTATTATGGCCATGAGGAG GTTGTGAATGATATTTGCGTCTTATCATCAAGTGGAAGAGTGGCATCTTGTGATGGAACAATTCACATTTGGAATAGCCAAACTGGGAAGCAAATATTAGTATTTGCTGAGTCGCAAACAGAATCTAGCCATCCTACAAGCCATCCATCCTCTGGATCAAAGATAAATAGTGACCAGGCAAATGTGCTGAATTTGAATACACTATCAAATGGAATATTGTCTAGTGCTTTCGATTCAAGTCTTTATACTTGTATGCATCAATTATACTCCACTGAAACTCTTGTAGTTGGCACTGGAAATGGTTCTCTGAG GTTCATTGATGTTTCTCGAGGTCAAAAGCTTCATATCTGGAGAGGCGAATCTACTGAATCTAGTTTTCCTTCACTTATTTCTGCCATCTGCTCTACTGGCTCTGACAAGATGCAAGCAGGTGGAATTTCCTCTTCGCCGTCTTTTATTGCAGCTGGGCTAAGTTCTGGGCACTGTAAATTATTTGATGCTAAGAGTGGAAATGTCATTAGCTCTTGGCGAGCTCACGATGGATACGTGACAAAG TTGGCAGCACCGGAAGAACATCTGCTCATTTCCAGCTCTCTGGACAGAACTTTACGAGTCTGGGACATAAGAAT GAATTTGCCGTCGCAGCCCGTTATTTTCAGAGGTCATTCAGATGGTATATGCAGCTTCTCCGTTTGGGGCCATGATGTTATTTCGATTTCCCGGAGTAGGATTGGGCTTCTCTCCTTGTCAAAATCTGCCAATGAAGCA GATGGGCAGCACCATATTATCCCCCAGAGACTCTACGTTTCTGATAACGGTCAGAGAAGCTTGTCAGCGTTATCAAGTATTAGTATACTTCCATTCTCCCGATTGTTTCTCATTGGAACCGAAGATGGTTATCTGAGAATCTGTTGTTAA
- the LOC108325972 gene encoding protein GFS12 isoform X2 yields the protein MEEESECFECLQLRIKSDFSEQVFFNYAISNSAFPFGSSAIVNISGTTDVEASGGQFILQYMPSRDKNCFINYVNEYSLDSGEITTGSGDPDIGGSKNDVIKGRITSSDDSDCDKAFSGNTNCSHSGRFSCLRTITSLLPIAHVGNSSYSTFQKVSSDFLSGLIEDHVLNSLDLFIEEKGSGRDSINFLGLIGLPSFEEDALPGSLRHPNIAPVLAIFKTSDHVNVVLPKTPYNLESILHFNPNSLKSDWHRRFLIYQLLSALSYLHGLGVSHGNICPSNIMLTDSLWCWLRLWNEPVLESNLTLQESESVNSEPARIGCCNVGCHSYGLYADLKLSPTIDWHACFQQWWRGELSNFEYLLILNRLAGRRWGDHTFHPVMPWVIDFSSKPDDNCDVGWRNLSKSKWRLAKGDEQLDFTYSTSEIPHHVSDECLSELAVCSYKARRLPLSVLRMAVRSVYEPNEYPSTMQRLYQWTPDECIPEFYCDAQIFISIHDGMADLAVPSWAESPEDFIKLHFDALESDRVSFQLHHWIDITFGYKMSGQEAIAAKNVMLPLSEPSMPRSTGRRQLFTQPHPIRHATTKTKRHSSNKYAKVWSQAYEMHRETSLLAGTAYLQELEQASKFSEHARHLNACYHYPSNQMTGKNISSLRDPTTKTFSENISKLSLIDRNYQVPYKMNLISFLQHMKEEDEGSLGYPDLLLWKQKLSSSRLCSEDVAGDIFSIGCLLAELHLSRPLFDPISLSIYLEDGTFPGFLQDLPPNIRLLVEACIQKDWTRRPSTKFLLESPYFPKSVKSSYLFLAPLQLVAKDETRLRYAANLAKCGALREMGAFATEMCTTYCLPLIVNAVSDVEAEWAYMLLKEFMKCLTVPAVKTLILPTIQKILQTTGYLRLKVALLQDSFVREIWNQVGKQAYLETIHPLVLSNLYNSPDKSSAASASVLLISSSEELGVPITIHQTILPLVHCFGKGLCADGIDVLVRIGGIFGELFIVKQMVPLLKNVVRSFIDVSCMNKPDPVQSWTALALIDCMMTLDGLVAYLTEEVIVKQLLEDLSCIHIGVLMQKHMDIAVLQIAASTLFGICQRIGADLTALHILPKLKELFDELAFSQEVSKGSTSVSKNLKASKIKIGGDLLIESRMDLVLVLYPSFASLLGIEKLRQCCATWLILEQYLLHHHNWKWEYAGESSKNGSEIILARRPVISQGFTSEYNPAKLLLNGVGWSIPQSQGSRSARNLIPQRRPFKVHQSPVVVHEGMTYQMNQEPWFWFPSPATIWDGPEFLGRVGIQKDDLPWKIRASVIYSIRAHHGALRSLAVNQDECTVFTAGIGQGYKGTVQKWELSRTNCLSGYYGHEEVVNDICVLSSSGRVASCDGTIHIWNSQTGKQILVFAESQTESSHPTSHPSSGSKINSDQANVLNLNTLSNGILSSAFDSSLYTCMHQLYSTETLVVGTGNGSLRFIDVSRGQKLHIWRGESTESSFPSLISAICSTGSDKMQAGGISSSPSFIAAGLSSGHCKLFDAKSGNVISSWRAHDGYVTKLAAPEEHLLISSSLDRTLRVWDIRM from the exons ATGGAGGAAGAGAGTGAATGCTTCGAGTGCCTCCAACTTCGAATAAAGTCGGATTTCTCGGAGCAAGTCTTCTTCAATTATGCCATCTCTAATTCTGCTTTTCCTTTCGGATCCTCAGCTATCGTCAAT ATTTCTGGTACAACTGATGTAGAGGCTTCGGGCGGTCAATTTATATTGCAATACATGCCGAGTCGTGATAAGAATTGTTTTATCAATTATGT AAATGAATATAGTTTGGACAGTGGTGAAATTACTACTGGGAGTGGTGATCCTGATATTGGTGGAAGTAAAAATGATGTTATTAAGGGTAGAATTACTTCATCAGATGATTCTGACTGTGACAAAGCTTTTTCTGGAAACACAAATTGTAGTCATTCTGGAAGGTTTTCTTGCTTGAGGACAATCACCTCACTCTTGCCGATTGCTCATGTGGGAAATTCTTCCTATTCTACGTTTCAAAAGGTGTCCTCTGATTTCTTGTCTGGGCTAATCGAAGACCATGTCTTAAATTCACTTGATCTCTTCATTGAAGAGAAAGGATCTGGACGGGACAGTATAAATTTCCTGGGTTTAATTGGGTTGCCATCATTTGAAGAGGATGCTTTGCCAGGCTCTTTGAGGCATCCTAACATAGCTCCAGTCCTTGCAATTTTTAAAACATCCGATCATGTTAATGTGGTGCTTCCAAAGACTCCATACAACTTGGAAAGTATTCTTCATTTTAATCCCAATTCCTTAAAATCTGATTGGCATAGAAGATTTCTTATATATCAACTACTCTCAGCCTTATCGTACCTACATGGTTTAGGGGTTTCTCATGGTAATATATGCCCATCCAATATCATGTTGACTGATTCGTTATGGTGTTGGCTGAGATTATGGAATGAGCCCGTATTGGAATCTAATTTAACTTTGCAGGAGAGTGAAAGCGTTAATTCTGAACCTGCAAGAATTGGTTGTTGTAATGTTGGTTGTCATTCTTATGGCCTTTATGCTGATCTAAAGCTTTCTCCAACAATAGATTGGCATGCTTGCTTTCAGCAGTGGTGGAGAGGAGAACTAagtaattttgaatatttactCATCTTAAACAGATTAGCAGGAAGAAGGTGGGGGGACCATACATTTCATCCAGTAATGCCTTGGGTAATTGATTTTAGCTCAAAACCTGATGATAATTGTGATGTAGGGTGGCGCAACTTGAGCAAGAGTAAATGGCGCTTGGCAAAAGGTGATGAACAATTGGATTTCACATATTCAACATCTGAAATCCCTCATCATGTATCAGATGAATGTCTGTCTGAATTGGCTGTCTGCAGTTATAAAGCAAGAAGACTGCCTTTGAGTGTTCTGAGAATGGCTGTTCGTTCTGTGTATGAACCTAATGAGTATCCTTCCACAATGCAGAGGCTCTATCAATGGACTCCCGATGAATGCATTCCAGAGTTTTACTGTGatgctcaaatttttatatcaatacaTGATGGTATGGCTGATTTGGCTGTACCCTCTTGGGCAGAGAGTCCTGAGGATTTCATTAAATTGCATTTTGATGCATTAGAAAGTGATAGGGTGTCATTTCAGCTCCATCATTGGATAGATATAACCTTTGGTTACAAAATGTCTGGCCAGGAAGCTATCGCTGCTAAGAATGTTATGCTTCCTCTATCAGAACCCTCAATGCCAAGATCAACAGGACGTCGTCAGCTCTTTACACAACCACACCCCATACGTCATGCCACTACCAAAACAAAACGTCACAGTTCCAATAAATATGCCAAAGTTTGGAGTCAGGCATATGAAATGCACCGAGAGACATCTCTTCTAGCTGGAACTGCTTATCTACAAGAACTAGAGCAAGCATCTAAATTTTCTGAACATGCTAGGCATTTGAATGCCTGTTACCATTATCCCTCAAATCAAATGACGGGGAAGAACATCTCATCTTTGAGAGATCCAACAACAAAGACATTTAGTGAAAATATAAGCAAACTATCTTTGATTGACAGAAATTACCAGGTACCTTATAAAATGAatctaatttcttttcttcaacatatgaaagaggaagatgaaggcTCCTTAGGGTATCCAGACTTGCTACTCTGGAAGCAGAAATTATCTTCTTCAAGACTTTGCTCTGAAGATGTTGCTGGGGACATATTTTCTATTGGTTGTCTCTTGGCTGAACTTCATCTTTCCAGGCCACTCTTTGATCCAATCTCATTGTCGATATACTTGGAAGATGGAACCTTTCCAGGATTTCTGCAGGATCTACCTCCTAATATTAGATTACTTGTTGAAGCATGCATCCAAAAGGATTGGACGAG GAGGCCTTCTACAAAATTTCTACTGGAATCACCTTATTTTCCAAAGAGTGTCAAGTCCTCCTACTTGTTTCTTGCTCCACTTCAGCTTGTAGCTAAAGACGAAACCCGTCTTCGTTATGCTGCAAATCTTGCAAAGTGTGGAGCCCTCAGGGAAATGGGTGCATTCGCAACTGAAATGTGCACTACTTATTGCTTACCGCTTATTGTGAATGCTGTGAGTGATGTTGAAGCTGAATGGGCATATATGCTTCTGAAGGAATTCATGAAATGCTTAACAGTGCCAGCAGTGAAAACATTAATCCTGCCAACAATACAGAAAATTTTACAG ACCACAGGTTATTTACGTTTAAAGGTTGCACTTCTACAAGATTCATTTGTGAGGGAAATATGGAATCAAGTTGGTAAACAAGCATACCTGGAAACTATTCATCCATTGGTCTTGTCAAACTTGTACAATTCTCCAGATAAAAGTTCAGCTGCCTCTGCTTCAGTGCTTCTAATCAGTTCTAGCGAGGAGCTTGGAGTACCTATTACCATCCATCAG ACTATCTTGCCTCTTGTTCACTGCTTTGGGAAAGGACTATGTGCTGATGGCATTGATGTGCTGGTCAGAATTG GTGGCATTTTTGGGGAATTGTTTATTGTCAAACAGATGGTACCTTTACTCAAAAATGTTGTTCGTTCCTTCATTGATGTGTCATGCATGAATAAGCCTGATCCTGTCCAGAGTTGGACTGCTTTGGCACTTATTGATTGCATGATGACTTTAGATGGCCTTGTAGCTTACCTGACAGAAGAGGTCATTGTAAAGCAGCTTCTTGAA GATCTAAGTTGCATACACATAGGGGTTCTTATGCAGAAACATATGGACATTGCAGTGCTTCAG ATTGCTGCCTCTACTCTTTTTGGAATTTGTCAGCGGATTGGAGCAGATTTAACAGCATTGCATATTCTTCCAAAACTTAAAGAACTATTTGATGAGCTGGCTTTCTCCCAGGAAGTTTCTAAAGGTTCAACTTCTGTTAGCAAAAACTTGAAGGCtagcaaaataaaaattggaGGGGACTTGCTTATTGAAAGTCGTATGGATCTAGT GTTGGTCCTCTATCCTTCCTTTGCATCTCTTCTTGGGATAGAGAAACTTCGTCAATGCTGTGCTACTTGGTTGATTCTTGAACAGTATCTTCTACATCATCATAATTGGAAG TGGGAATATGCAGGAGAATCATCAAAAAATGGTTCAGAAATTATTCTTGCTAGAAGACCGGTAATATCCCAAGGATTTACATCTGAATACAATCCTGCAAAGCTGTTACTTAATGGAGTTGGATGGTCAATTCCACAATCCCAAGGAAGTAGAAGTGCCAGAAATTTGATTCCTCAAAGACGACCATTTAAAGTTCATCAAAGTCCAGTAGTAGTGCATGAAGGAATGACATACCAAATGAACCAAGAACCCTGGTTTTGGTTCCCTAGTCCAGCCACCATCTGGGATGGGCCTGAATTTCTTGGGAGGGTGGGGATTCAGAAAGATGATCTGCCATGGAAGATCAGAGCATCTGTTATATACTCTATACGCGCACATCATGGAGCTCTAAGGTCTCTGGCTGTTAACCAAGATGAATGCACTGTTTTTACTGCTGGAATTGGTCAAGGATACAAGGGAACTGTTCAGAAATGGGAATTGAGCCGAACTAACTGTTTGTCCGGCTATTATGGCCATGAGGAG GTTGTGAATGATATTTGCGTCTTATCATCAAGTGGAAGAGTGGCATCTTGTGATGGAACAATTCACATTTGGAATAGCCAAACTGGGAAGCAAATATTAGTATTTGCTGAGTCGCAAACAGAATCTAGCCATCCTACAAGCCATCCATCCTCTGGATCAAAGATAAATAGTGACCAGGCAAATGTGCTGAATTTGAATACACTATCAAATGGAATATTGTCTAGTGCTTTCGATTCAAGTCTTTATACTTGTATGCATCAATTATACTCCACTGAAACTCTTGTAGTTGGCACTGGAAATGGTTCTCTGAG GTTCATTGATGTTTCTCGAGGTCAAAAGCTTCATATCTGGAGAGGCGAATCTACTGAATCTAGTTTTCCTTCACTTATTTCTGCCATCTGCTCTACTGGCTCTGACAAGATGCAAGCAGGTGGAATTTCCTCTTCGCCGTCTTTTATTGCAGCTGGGCTAAGTTCTGGGCACTGTAAATTATTTGATGCTAAGAGTGGAAATGTCATTAGCTCTTGGCGAGCTCACGATGGATACGTGACAAAG TTGGCAGCACCGGAAGAACATCTGCTCATTTCCAGCTCTCTGGACAGAACTTTACGAGTCTGGGACATAAGAAT GTGA